In Lytechinus variegatus isolate NC3 chromosome 12, Lvar_3.0, whole genome shotgun sequence, a single window of DNA contains:
- the LOC121424828 gene encoding uncharacterized protein LOC121424828, translating to MANLTELTFFFVALICLLTTGYCQDEGSGDGSGTESMFTDVTEVVTEVVTDGESDPSDIQAFGLVITNDFTEFTLDVDNIVTYNVTIKNAGGTDITATDSDLYSLLIVVSDNADPTSSNATTQDITPLLTSATNLDAGIVAGESIVIENVHTMINVASEVCSTYQNGYVCVEISKASGASYTDDSSTNNYYCLSFGAVAEGYTGTLECSGCVARISFIALLVSTLLAYFTSS from the exons ATGGCCAATCTTACTGAGTTGACGTTTTTCTTTGTTGCCCTCATCTGTTTATTGACAACAG GATATTGTCAAGACGAAGGATCGGGCGATGGCTCTGGAACAGAATCCATGTTCACCGACGTCACCGAGGTCGTCACCGAAGTGGTGACTGATGGCGAGTCAGACCCATCAG ATATTCAGGCATTCGGTCTCGTCATCACTAACGACTTTACCGAGTTCACACTGGATGTCGACAACATCGTTACCTACAACGTCACTATCAAGAACGCCGGAGGAACTGACATCACAGCCACAGACTCCGACCTCTACAGCCTCCTCATCGTGGTCAGCGACAACGCCGACCCGACGTCAAGCAACGCGACAACCCAGGATATCACACCTCTGCTGACGTCAGCCACCAACCTCGATGCCGGGATCGTTGCCGGAGAGTCTATCGTCATAGAAAACGTCCACACCATGATCAACGTCGCTTCCGAAGTTTGCTCAACCTACCAAAATGGCTACGTTTGTGTCGAGATCTCAAAGGCTTCGGGAGCTTCTTACACCGATGATAGTTCAACCAATAACTACTATTGTCTTAGCTTTGGTGCGGTTGCAGAGGGGTACACCGGTACGCTGGAATGTTCAG GATGTGTGGCTAGAATCAGCTTTATCGCGCTCCTTGTATCAACGTTGCTGGCGTACTTCACCTCATCGTAG